Sequence from the Candidatus Methylopumilus planktonicus genome:
TTTAGATGCTTGTGATGCTGATTTTCATGCTATTGACGTACTGCAAGATCCAGAAATAAGAGAAGGTATCAAAGTATTTGCTAATTGGCCAACTATTCCTCAACTTTATATTCATGGAGAATTTATTGGTGGCGCTGACATTATCAAAGAGATGTATGAAACTGGAGAATTAGTAAAGTTATTAAAGGCTAATTCATAACTTGGATAAGTTAGTTATTCAAGGACAGACCCCCCTTCACGGCGAGCTTGAAATATCAGGTGCTAAAAACGCAGCCTTACCTATACTTATTGCATCCCTTCTTACTGAAGACACATTATCGTTAACACATGTACCTCATCTGCAAGATGTTAATACAACTAAGTCTTTACTTAAATATATGGGTGTTGATATCCAGGTTGAAAACGACAAAACTGAATTAACTGCAAAAGAAATTACTAGTAAAAATGCACCTTATGAGCGAGTTAAAACAATGCGCGCTTCTATTCTTGTTTTAGGCCCTTTGCTTGCAAGATTCGGTGAAGCTCGAGTTTCATTACCGGGAGGTTGTGCCATTGGATCTAGGCCTGTTGATATCCATATCAAAGGGCTTCAGGCAATGGGCGCAAAAATAGATATTCATAATGGCTATATTGAGGCTTCGACAAAACATTTACCAAAATCGAAGTTACAAGGCTGTAAATTTTATATGGATATTGTTACTGTTACAGGTACCGAGAATTTAATGATGGCTGCCTCATTAGCTGCAGGGGTCACAATTTTAGAGAATGCTGCTAAGGAACCTGAAGTTGTAGATCTTGGGCAATGCTTAAATAAAATGGGTGCGAAGATTAAAGGTCTAGGGACTGACGTGATTACAATTGAAGGGGTCGACTCGCTTCATAAAGCAAATCATGACGTGATATTTGATAGAATTGAAGCAGGCACATATTTAGCAGCCGTTGCAATGACGGGCGGTGACGTACTTTTAAAAAATGTACAGCATAAATACTTAGATGCAATTACGCTAAAATTAATAGAAACCGGCGTTAAAATTGAATCACATGAAAATTCAATACGCATTAAAAGTGATGGGAAATTAAAAGCGGTAAGCCTAAGAACCGCGCCTTACCCTGCCTTTCCTACGGATATGCAAGCACAAATGATGGCATTAAATACTATTGCAGAAGGTGTATCAGAAGTCACCGAAACTATATTTGAAAATCGTTTTATGCATGTACAAGAGCTTATTCGCATGGGGGCACAAATCGACATTAGAGGAAACACGGCAATCATCCGAGGTAAGGAATATTTAGAGGGAGCTTCCGTGATGGCAACAGATCTAAGGGCCTCAGCAAGCCTGGTTATTGCAAGTTTGGCAGCAAGAGGACAAACTACGATTGAGCGTATTTATCATCTGGATCGTGGGTACGAAAAATTAGAGGATAAATTCAATCAACTAGGCGCCAATATTAAACGGATTCATTAAGATGAAAATTACAATTGCTTTATCTAAAGGAAGAATATTTGAACAAACTATCCCTCTTCTAGAGAGGATAGGGATTACTTGTAATGAGAATCCTGAAACGTCAAGAAAACTTATTTTAGATACCAATCAAAAAAATATAAAACTTATTATTGTAAGAGCTACAGATGTGCCAACTTATGTTGAATATGGTGCAGCTGATATTGGCATTACTGGCAAAGACATTCTTGATGAGTATATGGGCGAAGGACTTTACCAGCCCATTGATCTTAATATTGGACGTTGCAAAATGATGGTTGCAGCTAAACAAGATTTTGATTATGCAGGCGCTATTAAAAAAGGTGTGCGTTTAAAGGTGGCAACAAAATATGTAAAAACGGCCAAAGAGCACTTCGCAAAAAAAGGTATGCATATCGATTTGATTAAACTATATGGCTCAATGGAGCTAGCCCCCCTTGTAGGGCTTGCAGATGTCATTGTTGATTTGGTGAGTACAGGAAAGACATTAAAAGCTAATAATCTTGTTGCTGTTGAAGACATTTGTGATATCAGTTCTCGACTCATCATTAACCAAGCATCTTTAAAATTAAAAAGAGAGCTCTTACAGCCCATTCTTCGACAGTTTGAAAGTGCTCTCAAAGCATAATCGTACCTATGATTCAAATTAAAAAATTAAATACAAAAGATCCAAACTTTAAGGATCAGTTAAATAAGCTCATTTTCTTTGAAGCTGAAGATAACATTCAAATCGAAAAAACTGTCGCAGAAATTTTGAGTGATGTGAAAAAAAGAGGCGACCAAGCTGTGATTGAATATACTAAAAAATTTGATCATGTAGATTTTTCGCGCATGGAAGAGTTTGAAATTTCTAAAGAAGAATTAAATTTCGCTTTGGAAAATTTACCCGTATTGTCCAGAGAAGCTCTTGAGGAGGCTGCTAAGAGAGTTTTTGATTATCACAAAAAACAGTTAATCAGCTCTTGGAGCTTCACTGAAGATGATGAGACGTTACTTGGTCAAAAAGTTACATCATTAGATCGGGTAGGTTTATATGTTCCTGGAGGAAAAGCTGCATACCCTTCATCAGTATTAATGAATGCAATTCCAGCAAAAGTTGCAGGGGTTCAGGAAATTATTATGGTAGTTCCGTCACCTCGCGGAGAAAGAAACCAACTGGTATTAGCAGCTGCAGCACTTGTTAAAGTTGATCGTGTATTTGCAATTGGTGGCGCTCAAGCAATAGGGGCTCTTGCCTATGGTACCCAAACAATTCCCCAAGTCGACAAAATTGTAGGGCCAGGCAATGCTTATGTTGCAGAGGCTAAAAGAAGAGTATTTGGTGTGGTTGGTATTGATATGATTGCAGGGCCTTCTGAAATACTAATTATTGCAGATGAAAAATCTAATCCAGATTGGATTGCTATGGATTTATTTTCTCAAGCAGAACATGATGAGCTTGCACAATCGATTTTAATTAGCCCAAGCGCAGAATTTTTAGCCCAGGTTCAGGAAAGTATTAATAAACTGATTGGAAGTATGCCAAGAAAAAATATTATTGAAACTTCTTTAACAAATAGAGGTGCAATGATCAAAGTAAAAACATTAGAAGAAGCGGCAGAGATTTCAAATTTTATTTCACCCGAACATTTAGAGCTTTCAGTAGAGGATCCAGATACCCTCGTTAATAGTATTAAACATGCCGGTGCTATTTTTATGGGAAGAAATACCTGTGAAGCTGTAGGCGACTATTGTGCTGGACCAAATCATGTTCTACCTACATCAAGAACAGCAAGATTTTCTTCGCCACTTGGTGTTTATGATTTTCAAAAACGTTCAAGCCTAATTAAATTATCTAATCAAGGTGCTCGTAAGCTTGGAAAAATTGCTTCAGTCTTGGCGAATGGTGAAGGACTTCAGGCACACGCAAAATCTGCAGAATATCGTATAGATAATGAGTAAATTTTGGAGCAAGATTGTCCACGGCTTAACACCATATATTCCTGGCGAGCAACCCAAAATTCATAGTCTTGTTAAGTTAAATACGAACGAGAATCCTTATGGGCCGAGTCCAAAAGTTATTGCTGCAATTAAACAGTTTGCAGATGATACTTTAAAGCTTTACCCAGACCCAAATTCAGAAGCACTTAAAAAATCAATTGCTGATTATTTTAAAGTAAAGACTAACAATGTTTTTGTGGGTAATGGTTCGGATGAAGTTTTAGCCATGGCTTTTCAGGCGCTTTTAAAACATAACGCACCTATTTTATTTCCTGACATTACTTATAGTTTTTACCCCGTATACTGCAAGCTTTATGAAATTGACTTCAAGCTCATACCTGTTAATAGTTCGTTTGAGATTGCATTGA
This genomic interval carries:
- the grxD gene encoding Grx4 family monothiol glutaredoxin translates to MSAQDKIQKTINEHDVVLYMKGSPKFPQCGFSSLATQILDACDADFHAIDVLQDPEIREGIKVFANWPTIPQLYIHGEFIGGADIIKEMYETGELVKLLKANS
- the murA gene encoding UDP-N-acetylglucosamine 1-carboxyvinyltransferase — protein: MDKLVIQGQTPLHGELEISGAKNAALPILIASLLTEDTLSLTHVPHLQDVNTTKSLLKYMGVDIQVENDKTELTAKEITSKNAPYERVKTMRASILVLGPLLARFGEARVSLPGGCAIGSRPVDIHIKGLQAMGAKIDIHNGYIEASTKHLPKSKLQGCKFYMDIVTVTGTENLMMAASLAAGVTILENAAKEPEVVDLGQCLNKMGAKIKGLGTDVITIEGVDSLHKANHDVIFDRIEAGTYLAAVAMTGGDVLLKNVQHKYLDAITLKLIETGVKIESHENSIRIKSDGKLKAVSLRTAPYPAFPTDMQAQMMALNTIAEGVSEVTETIFENRFMHVQELIRMGAQIDIRGNTAIIRGKEYLEGASVMATDLRASASLVIASLAARGQTTIERIYHLDRGYEKLEDKFNQLGANIKRIH
- the hisG gene encoding ATP phosphoribosyltransferase, which produces MKITIALSKGRIFEQTIPLLERIGITCNENPETSRKLILDTNQKNIKLIIVRATDVPTYVEYGAADIGITGKDILDEYMGEGLYQPIDLNIGRCKMMVAAKQDFDYAGAIKKGVRLKVATKYVKTAKEHFAKKGMHIDLIKLYGSMELAPLVGLADVIVDLVSTGKTLKANNLVAVEDICDISSRLIINQASLKLKRELLQPILRQFESALKA
- the hisD gene encoding histidinol dehydrogenase, whose translation is MIQIKKLNTKDPNFKDQLNKLIFFEAEDNIQIEKTVAEILSDVKKRGDQAVIEYTKKFDHVDFSRMEEFEISKEELNFALENLPVLSREALEEAAKRVFDYHKKQLISSWSFTEDDETLLGQKVTSLDRVGLYVPGGKAAYPSSVLMNAIPAKVAGVQEIIMVVPSPRGERNQLVLAAAALVKVDRVFAIGGAQAIGALAYGTQTIPQVDKIVGPGNAYVAEAKRRVFGVVGIDMIAGPSEILIIADEKSNPDWIAMDLFSQAEHDELAQSILISPSAEFLAQVQESINKLIGSMPRKNIIETSLTNRGAMIKVKTLEEAAEISNFISPEHLELSVEDPDTLVNSIKHAGAIFMGRNTCEAVGDYCAGPNHVLPTSRTARFSSPLGVYDFQKRSSLIKLSNQGARKLGKIASVLANGEGLQAHAKSAEYRIDNE